The Pseudodesulfovibrio sp. zrk46 genome contains a region encoding:
- a CDS encoding tetratricopeptide repeat protein, protein MVSHKYDNIVLRFLAEEEGVLVLLSDDTVFARSLRGVVSRDLGIKGDALYSFSSPRETLNKCIELRDNNVPAVLLVERMLNDRPTTDFIISLKKECPNIRLLLLTWQATPETVAYLFELGVGRVLVKPASADKVIQELAGVIRPSSELQKRMKKCARLLRNEEYDEALELTDRILLLKPSSARGLAMRGDALMGIGETDQAVQSYMAAHEAKPIFMAPLIKLATAFREMEDERALSYMKMLDEISPLNPERKIDIAEQHLKRNEPEEAEAYMDRGVEMAEQETLSMVSDLTERIVDAVSGVAPNLAVKYLNRVIDNKRVLGRDDLVHFNRLGIILRGEGKWQEAVQVYEKALEIVTDDPVVHYNMGLAYWEGNERMKAVQCFERAMDMNREFYRGSVGAALNIGSLYLDLRQYQDAEPFFEHVLEIDPENRTARKRLKDARDRIPPQYKRAEREKKESASSGGAYDMDALVGGGSSRKASKSTKSRKSRKSGKRSGGSVELNF, encoded by the coding sequence ATGGTCAGCCATAAGTATGACAACATTGTCTTACGTTTTCTGGCGGAAGAAGAAGGCGTTCTGGTGCTCCTGTCTGATGACACGGTGTTCGCCCGTTCGTTGCGGGGAGTTGTTTCCCGTGATCTGGGTATCAAGGGCGATGCCCTCTACTCCTTTTCGTCGCCGCGGGAGACGTTGAACAAGTGTATCGAACTGCGGGACAACAATGTCCCTGCCGTGCTGCTGGTCGAGCGGATGCTGAATGATCGCCCCACCACTGATTTCATTATTTCACTCAAGAAAGAATGTCCTAATATCCGGCTGCTGCTTCTGACCTGGCAGGCTACGCCCGAGACCGTGGCGTATCTGTTTGAGTTGGGTGTCGGCCGCGTGCTGGTAAAGCCCGCCTCCGCCGATAAGGTCATTCAGGAACTGGCCGGGGTGATTCGTCCATCGAGCGAATTGCAGAAGCGGATGAAGAAGTGCGCCCGATTACTCAGGAATGAAGAATACGACGAGGCCCTGGAATTGACGGATCGTATCCTGCTGCTCAAGCCGAGCAGTGCACGCGGTCTGGCCATGCGTGGCGATGCCCTCATGGGTATCGGCGAGACCGATCAGGCGGTGCAATCGTACATGGCCGCCCACGAAGCCAAGCCCATCTTCATGGCGCCGCTTATCAAGCTGGCCACGGCCTTCAGGGAGATGGAGGACGAGCGCGCCCTCAGCTACATGAAGATGCTGGACGAGATCAGTCCCCTCAACCCCGAGCGGAAGATCGACATCGCCGAGCAGCATCTCAAGCGTAACGAGCCCGAGGAGGCCGAAGCCTACATGGATCGCGGCGTGGAGATGGCCGAGCAGGAGACCCTGTCCATGGTGAGCGATTTGACCGAGCGCATCGTGGACGCCGTTTCGGGCGTGGCTCCCAATCTGGCGGTGAAGTATCTGAACCGCGTCATCGACAACAAGCGTGTTCTGGGCCGTGACGATCTGGTGCATTTCAACCGACTGGGCATTATCCTGCGTGGCGAAGGCAAGTGGCAGGAGGCTGTGCAGGTCTACGAGAAGGCCCTTGAGATCGTGACCGATGATCCGGTCGTGCACTACAATATGGGGCTTGCCTATTGGGAAGGTAACGAACGAATGAAGGCGGTCCAGTGTTTCGAGCGCGCCATGGACATGAATCGTGAGTTCTATCGCGGTAGTGTGGGGGCGGCTCTCAACATAGGCTCGCTCTATCTCGATTTGCGCCAGTATCAGGACGCCGAGCCGTTTTTTGAGCATGTGCTTGAGATTGATCCCGAGAACCGCACCGCCCGCAAGCGTCTCAAGGATGCCCGGGATCGTATCCCGCCACAGTACAAGCGTGCAGAACGGGAGAAGAAGGAAAGCGCCTCTTCTGGTGGTGCCTACGACATGGACGCCCTCGTCGGTGGCGGGTCCAGCCGCAAGGCCTCCAAGTCAACCAAGTCAAGAAAGTCACGCAAGTCCGGCAAGCGCTCCGGTGGGTCGGTGGAGCTTAATTTTTAG